TTATCCCCTTTATCAGCAACTGCTGACTTAATATCAGTCATAGCTACATTAAGCTTGTCGGCATCATAGTCACTCTTGCCTGAATTTTCCTCATTAATTTGAGAAAGGGTTTTAAGTTCCTCCTGCGCAAGCTCTTTGCTTTCATCAGAAACCTTAGCCCCATTTTGCTCAAGCGAATAGTAAATACCAGCCAAGGCACTTTCTCCAGTAACTGCGATTGGTGCTGCTACCGTAATCTTGGCGTGTTCGATACCAAGTGTCGTTGCAGCATTACGGTACATATCTGGAGTGATTTTCGTGATATTTTGCGGTGTCACAATCTCTACACTCAAGGTTTCCTTAGCACCTAGCTTAGCAATCTTAACTGAAGAATATAGCTGAAGACTAGAATCGTCAGCAACGTTCATAATTTTTGCATAAGCTGATGTCGTAAGTGTCTTAACATTGGTATCCTTACTACTATCATATCCCAGTAAATTCAGGGTTTCATTACGCTGATCCTCTGACAAGGAATAGCCCATCACATAATCAGGCTGAACATAGGATTCATCAATAACCTTTTGGACTTGTGATGAGGTTGCTGCTTGAGCAACCGAAGTGAAAGCTGTTACTGAAGCCAATATAGCCATCCCAGTAACAAGAAGTTTTTTCAATTTCATGTGTGTTTCCTTTCGAAAATAGAATATTATTCCATAATCTCCTAAAGGACGACTGACTCTAGGCTCAGCCGTTCACCTATTATACCATGACTTAAATAATTAGGGTCAAAAAAACTACTCGTGCAGCTCCAAGGGGAGACCATCTGGATCAGCAAAGAAAGTCATCTTTTCACCGGTAAAAGTGTCCTTGCGGATGGGTTGGCAGGAAATACCCTTTTCTTCTAAACTCTTGACAACCTCTTCAATATTAGTCACTCTGAAAGCTAAATGACGTAAGCCACATGCCTCAGGATAAGACGGGCGTTTGGGTGGCTCCACATAGTTCGGATCACTTGTCTTATTGCCAAAGATTTCAAGTTCTATATCTCCACAACGTAGATCTAACTTATAATCATGGCGTTCCGGACGGTGATTTTCCCGAATAATCTCAAAACCAAGTTTATTAACATAAAAATCTCGAGACAAGTCATAATCAGAAACAATAATAGCAACATGGTGCACTGTATTTAAAAACATATTTTCCTCCATAGAAAAAGGCCCGAGGGCCCCTTTCTTAACTTTGAAATTGATTGTATGATTTATTAAAGGCTTCAATAATATCTGAACTTGCCTTGTCAAAATCTACCTGCGATTTCAATTCACCTTTGACTATTGTACGTTGGGTTGCTTCAGCATCCGTACAAGTTACCAAAGTAACTTCAGACTTGCCTGGTGTATCATCAACCACTGCTACTTCGGTTGGTTGGACGACCTTGACCTCACTAATGACATAAGTATAGACCTTATTTTTATCCGTAAGATAAATTTTCATGCCTTCCTTAGCCTTATCTAGCGGTGAAAATAGCATGTCAGATGCACCAGCAATACCAAAGACGTGGTGACTAGCTAGTGAATAGTTATTTTCACCACCCATGACTTGGTCTTCTTTCATAGTTCCAGCACCGTAGGTCAACTCAGTATTACCAAGTCCTTTGAAAATAGGAAGATTGATACCTACCTCTGGAATGGCAATACCACCAATGACAGGAAGTTCCTGAGCATCCATCTGTGCCTGCAAGACAGACTCTGTGCTAATTGATTTAACGGTATCAAAGTCAAAACTCGTCTTAGCTTCCTTGTTTTTCTCAATAGTCTTTTTAGAAACCTTGCTCACTTGATACTTATTTGTATTCCAAGCAATTACTGTGTTTCGAATAGACTTATTGAAAATCAAGGCTAAACCAACAACCAAGAGAACAACAATCAACACCCAGCGAAGAATATCCAGCCACTTAGGGCGTTTCTTTGTTGTTTTATTTTTCTTATCTTTGCTCATTAGTTGTCACCACTTTCTTGGTCTTCGGAAGCTTGTTCAACTTCTTCTGGCTCAACTAAAGCAAAGGTTACAATACGAGCAGAGTCATCCAAACGCATGACCTTAACCCCTTGAGTTGCACGACCAGTTTGAGAGATATTAGCAACGGCAGTACGGATGATAACACCTGTATCGGTGATGACCATGATATCCTCATCACCAGACACTGTGACAATACCTGCTAGGTTACCATTCTTCTCTGTGATATTAGCAGTCTTGATACCTTTACCACCACGTCCCTTCGTTGGGTACTCAGTAGCTGAGGTACGCTTACCGTAACCTTTTTCAGTGATAATCAAGACTTCTTGGTCTTCTGTAATGGCAGCTGCACCTACAACTTGGTCACCATCACGAAGAGTGACACCTTTAACACCGGCAGCCATACGGCTCATGCTTCGAATAGTGTCCTCTTTGAAGCGTACACTGTAACCAAATTTGGTACCAATGACAATTTCTTCATTACCAGTGGTCAAGAAGACATTGATTAGCTCATCACCTTCTCTAAGTTTCAAGGCAATCAAACCGTTTTGACGGATGTTCTTAAAT
Above is a window of Streptococcus salivarius DNA encoding:
- a CDS encoding DUF1002 domain-containing protein translates to MKLKKLLVTGMAILASVTAFTSVAQAATSSQVQKVIDESYVQPDYVMGYSLSEDQRNETLNLLGYDSSKDTNVKTLTTSAYAKIMNVADDSSLQLYSSVKIAKLGAKETLSVEIVTPQNITKITPDMYRNAATTLGIEHAKITVAAPIAVTGESALAGIYYSLEQNGAKVSDESKELAQEELKTLSQINEENSGKSDYDADKLNVAMTDIKSAVADKGDKLTEDQAKTIVQQTINNYNLDLSDTQINLLVNFAMNLSKSSIIDSASFKSSLRSLKDSIVSKAGNTFSGINLNFNANKAVENSKNIFAQIWQAIVDFFTGLSK
- the gloA2 gene encoding SMU1112c/YaeR family gloxylase I-like metalloprotein — protein: MFLNTVHHVAIIVSDYDLSRDFYVNKLGFEIIRENHRPERHDYKLDLRCGDIELEIFGNKTSDPNYVEPPKRPSYPEACGLRHLAFRVTNIEEVVKSLEEKGISCQPIRKDTFTGEKMTFFADPDGLPLELHE
- a CDS encoding class A sortase; translation: MSKDKKNKTTKKRPKWLDILRWVLIVVLLVVGLALIFNKSIRNTVIAWNTNKYQVSKVSKKTIEKNKEAKTSFDFDTVKSISTESVLQAQMDAQELPVIGGIAIPEVGINLPIFKGLGNTELTYGAGTMKEDQVMGGENNYSLASHHVFGIAGASDMLFSPLDKAKEGMKIYLTDKNKVYTYVISEVKVVQPTEVAVVDDTPGKSEVTLVTCTDAEATQRTIVKGELKSQVDFDKASSDIIEAFNKSYNQFQS